The DNA segment GTCATCAGAATATCTATTCAGCAGGTATTGTTTCAGATCATCACGGAGCAATACCTCCGTCATCTCTTTGTGAATCTGCTCACCAGAGAGATATTGGTAACCCTCTGCTTCAAAGAGTTCTATTACAGCCTGTTCCAGTTTTGCTTCGGTGAATGAGGTGAATGCTGAATTATGAGTGCTGAATTCCGAATTGTTATTTACGTTTTTCATATTTTCATCCTTCATAACTCATAATTCTTATTTCATTCATTTAGCATTATTCTTTTGAGCTGTTTTTACAATTGAAGTCAATATTCTTACTAATTCATCTGATTCTTTTATTATTTCTTCAATCATATTATTTTCAACGATATTAGTAGCTTTTAAAAGTTTTAACCAGTAAAAAGTTTCTCTTGATTCTTTACGAGCAATTGACATCTTTGCAATAAAATCTGCTTTGCTTTGCCCTGCTTGTGCTTCTTCTGTATTTGCGCCAATAGAAGTACCTGAACGCAATAACTGATTTGCTAAAGTTTTCGATACTCTATCTTGTTTTTCTAAAAATTGGCATAATCGGATAATTCGTACAGCAAATTCAAATGTTCTATCTGTAATCTTTAATTCCGCATTCATAATTCATCCTTCATAATTCATAACCTCCCAATGTCCACGTGTTCCGCCCACTCTTTTGAGAACGCCTTTTTCTTTTAAATTATATAGATGTGACTGAACTGCCGAATTGTTTATACCAAGTTTTTCAGCTATTTCCCTATAAGCCATTTTATTATCCTGTTTGATTAAGTTTAATATTTCCTTCTGTCTGTCTGTTAATTCGATTGCACCACCTATTGCACCACTTATTGCACCACCATTTTTCTCATTGGGGTATTTTGCCGAAAACTCCACATTCAAGCCGTTGTTAAAAGAGAATACCGGCTTTATAACATCGAGTTGTCTGAAAAAACTCCGCCATCAGTTTTTGAGCCAGTCACACAGCCTCTTCTTCAAGCCGGACATCAATTTTTATATAGCCTGCCGGGGATTGGCAGATGAGGATTTGGGAGTTAGCCATTTTCATCCTCTATTTTGTATGGCAACAAGTTGTGATACTTTAATTGCAACTGGTGTATAAATATCAATATCCTGTTCTGGTGATTTTATAGAAATAACTAATGAATATCTTGTTTTATCATTATATCTATGCAAATGATGCCTCTCTCTCCACCATCCGATTTTAGGTGTAACAGCAATAAGATTTGATGATGCAAGTTCAGAAGCCGTACCCTTCCAAATAT comes from the bacterium genome and includes:
- a CDS encoding winged helix-turn-helix transcriptional regulator translates to MKPVFSFNNGLNVEFSAKYPNEKNGGAISGAIGGAIELTDRQKEILNLIKQDNKMAYREIAEKLGINNSAVQSHLYNLKEKGVLKRVGGTRGHWEVMNYEG
- a CDS encoding four helix bundle protein translates to MNAELKITDRTFEFAVRIIRLCQFLEKQDRVSKTLANQLLRSGTSIGANTEEAQAGQSKADFIAKMSIARKESRETFYWLKLLKATNIVENNMIEEIIKESDELVRILTSIVKTAQKNNAK